Within the Deltaproteobacteria bacterium genome, the region ACCATGGGGTTGGGGCTGACCCAACCCGCACCTTTCCGGGCGAGTGTCAACGCCCGTTTCATGTAAAATTCATCGGACAAGGGATTGGCCTCCCTGAAATTCAATATTGTCATGCTGTATAAATTAGGGTAATTTAATTCAACATTTTGGCAAACATTAAAAGCTGTTTCCGTATAACCCTGTCCACGCCCTTGCCAGCGTGATGACTCAATCCTCAGGGTGGTGCAACATGTTCAATATGGGAGGCACAGGTAAGGAACCATTGGAACCATATGGGTGTTGCCACAGGCCGGTGGATCCGATAGGCGACATGTTTTCTGCTGCTCGTGTTCCTCCCGGACCCGATCCCGCCTGGTATCGTCGTGGCCCATCCACCCGGGGAGATTCCCTTGAACCTTGAGTTATGATACGCATGCTAAAATCCTCAAGGTGAAGATTTCGCATGCCTCCTCCGCGCCGAGGTTCCACTATACTTGCAGCGTCGCCGTTATAAAAAACAGGCATACCATAGGGAATGGTGCTTATCGAAACGGGTTCGGGAATGAATTTACTTATGATTACGCCGTTGAAGCCTTACCGGGAAACATTGCAATATGTATGGGACCTCCACGGCGAGTTCGATCATTCATCCCATGTATGATCCGTAATTTCACGGTGTGCTTCCCCGCGGGAATCCTTGTTGCGGGTTTTCCGCAAACCCGCGTGGAGAATAAAAGGGTCATGGGCCCGTTTCATCGCCATACGGTCCATCTTGTGCTCATTCTAACCTTGGTTTCTATCGTGACAGCGCCGATGACCACTGGAATCATCCTCGGCATTTGAAATAAATTCGGCCCGGCGGGCAACGCAGGGAAACACAAATCCATAGAAAGGAGGATAAAGTGATGAAAATCTTGATCGTTTTTTATTCCGCTTACGGGCATGTCTATCGAATGGCCGAAGCGGTTGCAAAGGGGGCAAAAGAGGTGGCGGGAGCACAAATTTCTCTCCGGCGCGTGCCGGAAACCCTGTCGGATGAATTGTTGAAAGCGATCGGATGCTTCGACGTACAAAAAACGTTTGCCCATGTGCCAGTCTGCGCCGTGGAGGAACTGGCTGTTGCCGACGCGATCATTTTCGGTGTTCCGACCCGTTTCGGCAACATGTGTGGTCAGATGCGTCAGTTTTTGGATGGAACAGGCGGACTCTGGGCGAAAGGGGCCTTGGTGGGCAAGGTAGGAAGTGTTTTTACGAGTTCGGGGACGCAGCATGGCGGGCAGGAATCAACCATTCTCAGTTTTCACACGACGCTTTTGCATCATGGAATGATTATTGTGGGCCTGCCCTATACATTTGACGAACAAACCCAGACGGATATCGTTGCGGGGTGCTCGCCTTACGGGGCCTCAACGATTGCCGGCAACACGGGAGAACGCGTGCCCAACGAGCAGGAATTGGCAGGCGCACGCTTTCAAGGGAGGCATGTAGCGACCATAACCGCCAAACTTTTTGGATGATGGCGCTGCATCCGCTTTTTGGATGGATGTCTTAAACGAATCATACATTCAAAGTCATGGGAACCGACGGTCAATGTTTCTTCCCACAACACGGAAAGAACTGAAGGCGTGGGGCTGGGAAGCGGTGGATGTAATTCTGGTGACGGGCGATGCCTATATCGACAGCCCCTTCGTCGGCGTCGCCGTTATCGCAAGGATTCTCCTTATGGCGGGTTATCGGGTGGGCGTCATCGCTCAACCCGATATCCGTACGCCCGGGGAGATAAACCGTCTGGGGAAACCTCTCCTTTTCTGGGGTGTTACGGGAGGCTGTCTGGATTCGATGGTCGCCAATTACACGGCGACAAAGAAAAAACGGAACCGCGATGACCTCACCCCCGGCGGTCGAAATACCCGACGGCCGGACCGAGCACTCATTACCTACAGCAATTTAATTCGTTCGCTACCCGGGGAACGTGTCCCAATTGTTCTGGGAGGCATTGAAGCCAGCCTCCGGCGGATAGCCCACTACGACTATTGGGCCGACCGGCTCCGTCGGGCCATTTTGTGCGACGCGCCGGCGGATTATCTGCTCTACGGGATGGCCGATAAAAGCATTCTCCACTTTGCCGCCGCATTGAAATCGGGGAAATATCCCGGAAATATTCGGGGTCTCTGCTATCTGTCCCGGGAGAAGAGGTCGGATTATTTGGAACTGCCATCCTTTGACAAGGTGTCTGCTGACGACAGGATTTTCACGCGAATGTTCCGGCTTTTCTATGAGCACAGCGATCCGATTACGGCCAGGGGCCTCTGCCAAAAGCAGGACGGCCGCTATCTGATCCAGAACCCACCGGCCTTACCCCTGACGCAGGCGGAGCTGGATATGGTTCACAGCCTTCCCTTCACTCACGATGTTCATCCGTTTTACGGAAGGCAGGGACAGGTCAAGGCGCTGGAGACGATTCGATTTTCCATCCCGACCCATCGAGGCTGTTACGGTGAGTGCAGTTTCTGTTCCATTGCCGTGCATCAGGGACGGACAATACAGTGGCGGAGTGAGGCGTCCATCCTGGAGGAGGCGAAGCGCTTGGCCGCCCACCCGCGGTTCAAAGGCTACATTCAGGATGTTGGCGGCCCGACGGCGAACATGTATGGCTTTGAATGCACAAGAAAACTGAAGCAGGGTGCCTGTAGAGAGAAGCGCTGTATTTATCCGCGGGTATGTCATCGGTTGCCCGTCAATCATAACCGCCACATGACTGTCTTGAGAAAACTGAGACGGATACCCGGTGTGAAAAAGGTTTTTGTTGCTTCCGGTCTTCGATACGATCTGCTTCTGCATGACCGGAAAAACGGCCCGGTCTATCTTGAAGAACTCATCCGCCATCATATATCGGGGCAGATGAAGGTGGCTCCGGAGCATATGGAGAATCATATTCTGGATCTGATGAAGAAACCGGCGGCCGGACAATTGCTCGACTTCAAAAATCTCTTTGAACGCCTGAGCTGCGGCCGGAAAAAACAGTATTTGACCTACTATTTTATTGCCGCCCATCCGGGATGCCGCGAAAGAGACATGGACGTTTTGCGGAATCTCGTAGACAGAGAGCTTGGAATCCACCCGGAACAGGTCCAAATATTCACCCCCCTGCCTTCGACCTACGCAAGTGTCATGTATTACACGAATAAGGATCCCTTTACAGGCAGGGAGATCTTTGTGGAAAAAACCATATCCGGAAAAGAAAGGCAAAAGGCGCGTCTGGTTCGCAAAGGAAGGTTTGGATTTGCGAAGGGGTAACGGACCCTGTTGACATGCCCGGCCCAACGGAACGATGGTCTTTCGGACATGCCCTTTGTCCGGTGATATTGTCCTGTACAATTCCGGACCTCATGCCCATATTAAAAAAACCTGAAATCTGGCTGTTCATGGCGGCGTCATGCGGCGGTTTCAGTTGTTTGGTTAAGGGAATCGATCCATCATGAGATCGGAAAGGAACAAAACCAAAAGAGGAGGGTGTCATGAAAAAAATAATCGTTCGCGGCATGTCCTGTGAGCATTGTGTCAAAGCGGTGACCAAGGCTTTGAACAGCGTTGCGGGTGTGACGGATGTCCAAGTGGATTTGGCGACAGGGCAGGCGACTTTTGAAGAAACGGTGCCCGTCGATATGACGGCCGTTGAAGCAGCCGTGCGAAAGGCAGGCTATGACGTCGTCGAATAAAGCGGTCATTCATGTCGGGGGACTTCATTGCGCTTCCTGCGTCAGTCGGCTTGAAGAGGGACTGGCCGGACAGGCGGGTGTTCAGGATGTCTCCGTCAATTTGGCCACCGAGAAGGCGACGGTTGTCTTTGATCCGGCCTTGACCGATTCGACCCGCCTCGCCCAGGCGGTGAGCGAGATCGGTTATGATGTATTGAAGGTTGAGGAACATGCTCGCGAAGGCCTGCAAAAAATCCCCGTATCCATAGGGGGCATGACCTGTGCCGCATGTGTCCGGCGAGTCGAGCAGGCAATTGAGGCGGTGCCGGGTGTTCAGGGAGTGAGTGTAAACCTGGCTACGGCGAGAGCGTTTCTGACGTATGATCCCAGGGATTGGGGTGGTCTGGAGGCTGTCAGGCAGGTTGTCAGCGATGCTGGGTATGAGTATTTGGGTGTTCCGGATGAAATCGGGGATGATCCGATTTTACGGGCACGGGAAGAGGAAATACGGGATTTGAAGACGAGGGTTTTTGTCGGGGCGTTTTTGAGCATCGTTATTTTCCTGGGCTCCATGCAGCACTGGTTCCCCTTCCTGGACGCGATTCCCAGAAGCGTGATGCTCTATTCGCTTATGGTTCTGACGACACCGGTTGTGTTCTGGGTGGGCGAACGCTTTCTGGTCGGCGCCTACAAGGCGGCTCGCCAGAAAACGGCTGATATGAACACGCTTGTGGCTGTCGGTGCTCTGTCGGCCTACCTCTATTCAGTTGCGGCGACCCTGTTCCCCGGGTTTTTCTCCCGGGCCGATCTTTTGCCGCATGTCTATTTCGATGGGGCCGCCATGATCGTTACCCTGATTCTCCTCGGTCGTCTTCTGGAGGCCAAGGCGAAAGGAAGGACATCACAGGCAATCCGGAAACTCATGGATTTGAGGCCCAAATATGCCTGGGTGATCAGTGATGGCAATCAAAAAGAAGTCCCCGTAGAGAAATTGGTTGAAGGTGACCTGATCCTGATCCGTCCCGGAGAAAAAATTCCCACGGACGGGGTTGTGGTCACGGGAGAATCCTCCATCGATGAATCGATGTTGACCGGGGAAAGCGTGCCCGTAGAAAAGAGCGTTGGGAGTAAAGTTTTTGCTGCAACCATAAACAAATCCGGAAGTTTTCAATTCCGCGCCACAGGAGTCGGTGCCGACACGGTTCTCGGGCAAATCATCCACCTCGTTCAGGAAGCGCAAGGTTCCAAGGCTCCGGTACAACGGCTGGCGGACCGGATTGCATCCATTTTTGTCCCGGTCGTCTTTGGTATCGGCTTGGTCACCTTTCTCGTTTGGTATTTTCTGGTTCCGGAAGCCTCATTCAACCGGGCACTCCTGAATTTTGTTTCCGTTCTCGTGATCGCCTGTCCTTGCGCCCTGGGTTTGGCGACACCGACGGCGGTGATGGTCGGAACCGGGATCGGGGCGGAACGGGGTATTCTGATCAAGGGTGGTGAAACGCTGGAAATGGCGCACCGGTTGACAACGGTGGTGTTCGACAAAACGGGGACACTGACCCGGGGCGAACCTCTGGTCAAGGAAATCCTGACCGCGGAGGATGTCACGGCGGAGGAGGTTTTGCAGATAGCCCTGTCTGTGGAATCCGTATCGGAACACCCCCTGCCCCAGGCTATCATCAGCGCGGGAAAGAATCGGGGCTTGACGCCGCAGGTTCTGGACTCCTTCGAGGCTATCTCTGGGAAAGGGGCGAAAGCCGTCATCGACGGAAAAACCTGTCTGGTGGGGAATCTCCGGTTGATGGAGGAAATGAATGTTGCGACGCAGGGGTTGAACGAACAGGCTCTTGTCAGGGCGGAACGGGGTGAAACCTGCGTATTCGTCGCCGTCGAAAACAGGATCAAGGGGATGGTTTCTTTTGCCGATCAGCCGCGGGATTCGGCCTTGGGCGCCATCAGATCTCTTGAGCGGATGGGGCTCGAGATCATGATGATTACCGGAGACCACCTCGCCACCGCCCAGGCGGTGAGCAGATCCCTTGCCATCAACCGCGTGCTGGCCGATGTTCTGCCGGGCGACAAGGCCAAAGCGATTAAGGATCTTCAGGAGCGGGGGCAGGTGGTGGCCATGGTGGGGGATGGGATCAACGATGCGCCGGCCCTGGCGGCGGCCGATATCGGTATCGCCCTGGGGGCCGGAACGGATGTCGCAATGGAGGCGGGTGATATAACGCTGATTCGTGACGATCTCAACCTGGTTCCATCGGCGATCCGTTTGTCCCTGAACACCCTGAGGGTTATCCGCCAGAACCTCTTCTGGGCGTTTATTTATAATATACTCGGCATTCCAATCGCGGCGGGTGTGCTTTATCCTTTTTTCGGCGTGCTGCTCAATCCCAAATTTGCCGCTGCGGCCATGGCCTTGAGTTCCGTTTCCGTGGTGACCAATTCTCTGAGATTGAGGCGGCTTCCCGTCTGAAAAAAGCTTTCCCTAGACTTACGGGGGGTGAAAAATTACATTGCTTTTACAATTGGGATTTGTTTTCAACTGTGCTGCATCATGAAAAAAAGATTTATGAATGAAATCAGATAAGGAGGCATGCGATGGGTGACAATCGGTTGGAAGCGTTGAAACGCGCGTTGCAAATGGAGGAGGACGGAAAGAAATTTTATGAAAAATGCCACCGGGAGACCAAAAATGAAACGGGCAAATGGATGTTTGAGTTTTTGATCAAAGCGGAGGAATCCCACATTGAAAGATTCAAAGAATTGTACAA harbors:
- the wrbA gene encoding NAD(P)H:quinone oxidoreductase, producing the protein MKILIVFYSAYGHVYRMAEAVAKGAKEVAGAQISLRRVPETLSDELLKAIGCFDVQKTFAHVPVCAVEELAVADAIIFGVPTRFGNMCGQMRQFLDGTGGLWAKGALVGKVGSVFTSSGTQHGGQESTILSFHTTLLHHGMIIVGLPYTFDEQTQTDIVAGCSPYGASTIAGNTGERVPNEQELAGARFQGRHVATITAKLFG
- a CDS encoding YgiQ family radical SAM protein, with amino-acid sequence MFLPTTRKELKAWGWEAVDVILVTGDAYIDSPFVGVAVIARILLMAGYRVGVIAQPDIRTPGEINRLGKPLLFWGVTGGCLDSMVANYTATKKKRNRDDLTPGGRNTRRPDRALITYSNLIRSLPGERVPIVLGGIEASLRRIAHYDYWADRLRRAILCDAPADYLLYGMADKSILHFAAALKSGKYPGNIRGLCYLSREKRSDYLELPSFDKVSADDRIFTRMFRLFYEHSDPITARGLCQKQDGRYLIQNPPALPLTQAELDMVHSLPFTHDVHPFYGRQGQVKALETIRFSIPTHRGCYGECSFCSIAVHQGRTIQWRSEASILEEAKRLAAHPRFKGYIQDVGGPTANMYGFECTRKLKQGACREKRCIYPRVCHRLPVNHNRHMTVLRKLRRIPGVKKVFVASGLRYDLLLHDRKNGPVYLEELIRHHISGQMKVAPEHMENHILDLMKKPAAGQLLDFKNLFERLSCGRKKQYLTYYFIAAHPGCRERDMDVLRNLVDRELGIHPEQVQIFTPLPSTYASVMYYTNKDPFTGREIFVEKTISGKERQKARLVRKGRFGFAKG
- a CDS encoding heavy-metal-associated domain-containing protein — protein: MKKIIVRGMSCEHCVKAVTKALNSVAGVTDVQVDLATGQATFEETVPVDMTAVEAAVRKAGYDVVE
- a CDS encoding copper-translocating P-type ATPase, which gives rise to MTSSNKAVIHVGGLHCASCVSRLEEGLAGQAGVQDVSVNLATEKATVVFDPALTDSTRLAQAVSEIGYDVLKVEEHAREGLQKIPVSIGGMTCAACVRRVEQAIEAVPGVQGVSVNLATARAFLTYDPRDWGGLEAVRQVVSDAGYEYLGVPDEIGDDPILRAREEEIRDLKTRVFVGAFLSIVIFLGSMQHWFPFLDAIPRSVMLYSLMVLTTPVVFWVGERFLVGAYKAARQKTADMNTLVAVGALSAYLYSVAATLFPGFFSRADLLPHVYFDGAAMIVTLILLGRLLEAKAKGRTSQAIRKLMDLRPKYAWVISDGNQKEVPVEKLVEGDLILIRPGEKIPTDGVVVTGESSIDESMLTGESVPVEKSVGSKVFAATINKSGSFQFRATGVGADTVLGQIIHLVQEAQGSKAPVQRLADRIASIFVPVVFGIGLVTFLVWYFLVPEASFNRALLNFVSVLVIACPCALGLATPTAVMVGTGIGAERGILIKGGETLEMAHRLTTVVFDKTGTLTRGEPLVKEILTAEDVTAEEVLQIALSVESVSEHPLPQAIISAGKNRGLTPQVLDSFEAISGKGAKAVIDGKTCLVGNLRLMEEMNVATQGLNEQALVRAERGETCVFVAVENRIKGMVSFADQPRDSALGAIRSLERMGLEIMMITGDHLATAQAVSRSLAINRVLADVLPGDKAKAIKDLQERGQVVAMVGDGINDAPALAAADIGIALGAGTDVAMEAGDITLIRDDLNLVPSAIRLSLNTLRVIRQNLFWAFIYNILGIPIAAGVLYPFFGVLLNPKFAAAAMALSSVSVVTNSLRLRRLPV